Proteins found in one Scylla paramamosain isolate STU-SP2022 chromosome 44, ASM3559412v1, whole genome shotgun sequence genomic segment:
- the LOC135094021 gene encoding cuticle protein 7-like: MYGGEFPSRPLLPAPGPSYQPPVPSYQPPAPSYHEPAKGMPYNFAYGVKDDYTGTDFAQEENSDGNTVQGSYSVQLPDGRKQTVQYTADHYNGYQAQVGYYGEAQYPSDYGTPVTYRPAGYGHQQPSYPPPPVYQPEPTYL; this comes from the exons ATGTATGGGGGAGAATTTCCATCCCGTCCCCTCCTACCAGCCCCCGGCCCCTCCTACCAGCCCCCCGTCCCCTCCTACCAGCCCCCAGCCCCGTCCTACCACGAGCCAGCCAAG GGCATGCCGTACAACTTCGCCTACGGAGTGAAGGATGACTACACTGGAACGGACTTCGCACAGGAGGAAAACAGTGACGGTAACACAGTGCAGGGGTCCTACAGTGTGCAGCTCCCTGACGGACGCAAGCAGACG GTACAGTACACAGCCGACCACTACAACGGGTACCAGGCCCAGGTGGGGTACTACGGGGAGGCCCAGTACCCCAGTGACTATGGTACACCCGTTACTTACAGACCAGCTGGTTACGGTCACCAACAGCCTTCCTACCCACCACCTCCCGTCTACCAGCCCGAACCTACTTACCTCTAA
- the LOC135094030 gene encoding uncharacterized protein LOC135094030 — MIKVLVMVVVAVTASALPWSPYKPTPDEKDPRPYQYSYGVKDALANTRFGKTEDSNGQVVKGQYFVALPDGRLQTVEYVADPQFGYKAQVKYKGQARYPSHPSSPAPVKKSTKNHRTRNYEPPTSYHSTTTSYLGSLTGYTEPEANSEPETNREPKPGYHEPVFVDHEPLLPLPRPKPLYSELKPPYHLPEPNYHELRVHNRPEPAYHGLVPNYNEPLPLSPVEPLYYPKDLPNLSPEPVYNEPLEKLEPGVTYVDKEPVYKEPVVDFRKVLAISNEPDRTKGEPTLSPYTDIFPPYF, encoded by the exons GATCCCAGGCCCTACCAGTATTCCTACGGCGTGAAGGATGCGCTGGCTAATACGCGGTTCGGAAAGACAGAGGATTCAAACGGACAGGTGGTGAAGGGACAGTACTTCGTGGCACTACCTGACGGGAGGCTGCAGACG GTGGAGTACGTGGCAGACCCCCAGTTCGGATACAAGGCCCAGGTGAAGTACAAGGGGCAGGCCAGGTACCCCTCGCATCCGTCTTCACCTGCCCCCGTTAAAAAGTCAACAAAGAACCACCGAACGAGGAATTACGAACCGCCAACCTCTTACCACTCCACCACGACCTCCTACCTCGGTTCACTGACGGGATACACCGAACCAGAAGCCAACAGTGAACCGGAAACGAACCGGGAACCAAAACCGGGCTACCATGAACCAGTATTTGTTGATCATGAACCGCTGCTACCACTGCCTCGACCTAAACCCCTATACAGTGAACTTAAACCCCCTTACCACTTACCGGAACCGAACTACCATGAACTACGGGTACATAATCGACCAGAACCAGCGTACCATGGACTGGTGCCAAATTACAATGAACCGCTGCCCCTGAGCCCCGTAGAACCATTATACTACCCCAAAGACCTCCCGAACCTGTCCCCAGAACCGGTTTACAACGAACCACTGGAGAAACTTGAACCGGGAGTGACTTACGTGGATAAAGAACCGGTGTATAAGGAACCGGTGGTAGATTTTCGTAAAGTTCTGGCTATTTCGAACGAACCGGACAGAACCAAGGGTGAACCGACTCTCTCACCCTACACAGATATATTTCCACcctatttttga